Proteins co-encoded in one Jeotgalibacillus malaysiensis genomic window:
- a CDS encoding acetyl-CoA carboxylase, producing the protein MTQITSTMAGTVLQVLVNSGDEIENGQAVMMLESMKMEIPVEAETAGKVSEVKVNAGDFVNEGDTLLILE; encoded by the coding sequence ATGACACAAATTACATCAACAATGGCAGGAACAGTATTACAGGTACTCGTTAATTCAGGAGATGAAATTGAAAATGGCCAGGCAGTGATGATGCTTGAATCAATGAAGATGGAAATACCGGTTGAAGCAGAAACAGCAGGGAAGGTAAGTGAAGTGAAAGTAAATGCCGGAGACTTTGTTAACGAAGGCGATACACTTCTGATTCTTGAATAA
- a CDS encoding enoyl-CoA hydratase, with amino-acid sequence MGYQIHQKNNVLVFTITRPDRRNAVNYEVMDGLDEAVSLAENDHSIKILLITGEGTQAFCAGGDLQEFHGLKTQEESFGMLSRMGGILYRLATLDKVTVAYINGTAVGGGCEIAAACDYRFARPGAKLGFVQGTLAITTGWGGGTLLYERLPANQAFRLLTEAHILTGEELNELGFIDQVLQASSADELIEQFEPVIQKTGPVLSAYKKMLTRKWIASDLKERMASEIYECSVLWESEEHHAAVGRFLNK; translated from the coding sequence ATGGGGTATCAAATACATCAGAAGAATAACGTACTGGTTTTTACAATTACTAGACCCGATCGCAGAAATGCAGTTAACTATGAAGTAATGGATGGACTGGATGAAGCAGTTTCATTAGCTGAAAACGATCACAGTATTAAAATCCTTTTAATTACAGGAGAGGGTACGCAGGCGTTTTGTGCCGGTGGAGACTTACAGGAATTTCACGGGTTAAAAACGCAGGAAGAGTCTTTTGGGATGCTCTCAAGAATGGGGGGAATCCTCTACAGACTGGCTACACTTGATAAAGTAACAGTCGCGTATATTAATGGAACAGCTGTAGGTGGCGGATGCGAAATTGCTGCAGCGTGTGACTACCGTTTTGCACGCCCTGGTGCAAAATTGGGCTTCGTTCAGGGAACGCTGGCGATTACGACCGGCTGGGGTGGCGGCACGCTTCTCTATGAACGGCTTCCTGCAAATCAGGCTTTCCGTCTCCTCACTGAAGCACATATTCTAACAGGTGAAGAGTTGAACGAGTTAGGATTTATCGATCAGGTCCTTCAGGCGTCTTCAGCTGATGAATTGATTGAACAGTTTGAGCCTGTTATCCAAAAGACAGGTCCGGTTTTATCAGCCTATAAAAAAATGCTGACGAGAAAATGGATCGCCAGTGATCTGAAAGAGCGTATGGCAAGTGAAATATATGAATGCTCGGTTCTATGGGAATCAGAAGAGCATCATGCTGCAGTGGGAAGGTTTTTAAATAAATAG
- a CDS encoding 16S rRNA methyltransferase — protein sequence MFDHTTVLLKETVDGLNIKKDGIYVDCTLGGAGHSEYLLSQLSKEGHLYCFDQDETAIEHAKEKLKPYDGQVTFIQSNFRHLKSELNNLGVEKVDGILYDLGVSSPQLDTPERGFSYHHDAPLDMRMDQTAELTAREVVNEWAYEDLVRIFFRYGEEKFSKQIARKIEAAREKNPIETTAELVELIKDGIPAPARRKGGHPAKRIFQAIRIAVNDELGVIEESIEQAIDMLKPGGRISVITFHSLEDRICKTMFKEASKGPELPPGMPVIPEGYEPVLKLVTRKPITASEEELEHNNRSRSAKLRIAEKNK from the coding sequence ATGTTTGATCATACTACTGTCCTTCTGAAAGAAACAGTTGATGGACTAAATATAAAAAAGGACGGTATTTATGTGGACTGTACGCTTGGTGGTGCAGGTCACAGTGAGTACTTATTATCCCAGTTATCAAAAGAAGGTCATCTTTATTGCTTTGACCAGGATGAAACAGCAATTGAGCATGCAAAAGAAAAATTGAAGCCTTATGACGGACAGGTTACTTTTATCCAGTCCAACTTCAGGCACTTGAAAAGTGAATTAAACAATCTTGGCGTCGAAAAAGTAGACGGCATTCTTTATGACCTTGGCGTCTCATCTCCGCAGCTGGATACACCTGAGAGGGGATTCAGCTATCATCATGATGCACCGCTTGATATGAGGATGGATCAGACAGCGGAGTTAACAGCGAGAGAAGTTGTAAATGAATGGGCCTATGAAGATCTGGTCAGAATCTTTTTCAGATATGGGGAAGAAAAATTTTCTAAGCAGATTGCCCGAAAGATTGAAGCAGCAAGAGAAAAGAATCCGATTGAAACGACTGCTGAACTTGTAGAGCTGATTAAAGATGGTATTCCGGCACCCGCAAGAAGAAAAGGCGGTCATCCTGCAAAGCGTATTTTTCAGGCAATCAGGATTGCAGTAAACGATGAACTTGGTGTAATTGAGGAATCGATAGAGCAGGCAATTGACATGCTGAAGCCTGGGGGAAGGATCAGCGTCATTACATTTCATTCTTTAGAAGACAGAATCTGCAAGACAATGTTTAAAGAAGCTTCTAAAGGCCCGGAACTGCCGCCGGGGATGCCGGTTATTCCTGAAGGGTATGAACCTGTATTAAAGCTCGTAACACGAAAGCCGATCACAGCAAGTGAAGAAGAGTTAGAACATAATAACAGATCACGCTCTGCCAAGCTCAGAATTGCAGAGAAAAACAAATAA
- a CDS encoding 2-dehydropantoate 2-reductase, with translation MINIHIIGAGSIGLLFAHRLSKCGHSIQIITRSEKQSEELNRHGVVNQSAQKITAGPLEHTQFHQADAVLIAVKQYHLEAIMPAISDIPASIPLIFLQNGMSHLEHLSSLTHEHIFVSTVEHGAKKLNAYSVQHNGVGWWRLAAYRGEDEKLQSILACHHKDFPIEYESDYLKLLRVKLIKNLMINPLTAIFQVKNGVLADNPYFNKMMISLYEELSAVFPEEIGYCSFQDILDLCRRTAENESSMLSDIKAGRKTEVESLTGYAIKIAEEKNVMPVLLIFLEKSILAIQIERGSD, from the coding sequence ATGATAAACATTCATATCATAGGAGCGGGATCAATTGGGCTTCTTTTTGCTCACCGCCTCAGCAAGTGCGGTCATTCAATACAAATCATTACACGTTCAGAAAAACAATCAGAGGAACTTAATCGACATGGAGTAGTAAATCAGTCTGCTCAAAAAATAACCGCAGGACCTTTGGAACATACACAATTTCATCAGGCAGATGCAGTCTTGATCGCAGTTAAACAATATCACCTTGAAGCGATTATGCCTGCCATCTCAGATATACCTGCATCCATACCACTGATCTTTTTACAAAACGGCATGTCACATCTTGAGCATTTATCATCACTTACGCATGAACACATATTTGTCAGCACGGTTGAGCATGGAGCTAAAAAGCTGAATGCCTATAGCGTTCAGCATAACGGGGTTGGCTGGTGGCGCTTAGCTGCTTACAGAGGTGAAGATGAAAAGTTACAGTCAATTCTTGCGTGTCATCATAAAGACTTTCCTATTGAATACGAATCAGATTACCTTAAGCTATTAAGGGTGAAATTAATTAAGAACCTGATGATTAATCCTTTAACAGCCATTTTTCAGGTGAAAAATGGTGTGCTGGCTGATAATCCGTACTTTAATAAAATGATGATTTCCCTGTACGAAGAACTTTCAGCAGTGTTTCCGGAAGAGATTGGGTACTGCAGCTTTCAAGACATCTTAGATCTGTGCAGAAGAACCGCAGAAAACGAATCATCCATGCTCTCTGATATTAAGGCCGGGCGGAAAACTGAGGTTGAGTCACTTACAGGTTATGCAATAAAAATTGCTGAAGAGAAAAATGTGATGCCTGTCCTCCTTATATTTTTGGAGAAGAGTATATTGGCGATTCAGATTGAAAGGGGATCGGATTAG
- a CDS encoding acetyl-/propionyl-coenzyme A carboxylase alpha chain: MRKILIANRGEIALRIIRTCKKMNIKTVAVYSEADEELPYVKEADTAKLIGPPPVAQSYLHIDRLLEIAAEEKVNAIHPGYGLLSENADFAERVEKEGIIFIGPSSSVMRKMGDKIEARKTMVDAGVPVVPGYESENMTIEEAREEAAKIGYPVMLKASSGGGGVGMVLCEDEQALNQHFEPTIKRSQTYFGSGKLFIEKYIANARHIEVQIFGSATGEVFHLFERNCSIQRRNQKVIEESPSPSLTEPAKNKLYHLAVQAAEAVGYKNAGTIECILDMDENPYFLEMNTRLQVEHPVTEQITGYDLVEWQIKTAFEEKLPVTKQEDIQVTGHSIEFRIYAEDPKTFYPSPGTLTKVHFPNGEGIRVDIGYEAENKVTPYYDPMIAKFIVTADSRHSCIQAARQAFDSVSVEGVKTNIPIHKLVLDSAEFMDGKYHTQTLMNIKGE; encoded by the coding sequence GTGAGGAAAATACTCATTGCGAATCGCGGGGAAATTGCCCTCCGTATTATCAGAACGTGTAAAAAAATGAATATCAAAACAGTTGCAGTTTATTCTGAAGCTGACGAGGAACTGCCTTATGTAAAAGAAGCGGATACTGCAAAGCTGATTGGTCCGCCACCTGTAGCGCAGTCCTACTTACATATTGACAGACTCCTTGAGATCGCAGCTGAGGAGAAGGTTAACGCAATTCATCCGGGATATGGCCTTTTATCAGAAAACGCTGATTTTGCGGAACGAGTAGAGAAAGAGGGCATCATTTTTATTGGTCCATCTTCTTCAGTCATGCGCAAAATGGGTGATAAAATTGAAGCCAGAAAGACAATGGTAGATGCAGGTGTTCCAGTCGTACCTGGTTATGAAAGTGAAAACATGACAATAGAAGAGGCGCGTGAAGAGGCTGCTAAAATCGGTTATCCGGTTATGCTGAAGGCAAGCAGTGGAGGCGGAGGCGTTGGAATGGTGCTGTGCGAAGATGAACAAGCGCTCAATCAGCATTTTGAACCAACGATCAAACGCTCTCAAACCTACTTCGGATCCGGGAAGTTGTTCATTGAGAAATACATTGCAAATGCGAGGCATATTGAAGTGCAGATCTTTGGGTCTGCAACAGGTGAAGTGTTCCATTTATTTGAACGGAACTGTTCGATTCAGAGAAGAAATCAAAAAGTAATTGAAGAATCTCCATCTCCGTCACTAACTGAACCCGCTAAAAACAAGTTATATCATTTAGCTGTTCAGGCGGCTGAAGCAGTCGGCTACAAAAACGCAGGCACGATTGAATGCATCCTTGATATGGATGAAAATCCTTATTTTCTTGAAATGAACACAAGACTTCAGGTGGAACATCCGGTCACTGAACAGATAACAGGTTATGATCTTGTAGAGTGGCAGATTAAAACTGCCTTTGAAGAAAAGCTGCCTGTTACAAAGCAGGAAGATATTCAGGTCACAGGGCATTCAATTGAATTCAGAATCTATGCAGAAGACCCTAAAACATTCTATCCTTCACCAGGCACATTAACAAAGGTGCATTTTCCAAATGGAGAAGGAATTAGAGTGGATATCGGCTATGAGGCAGAAAATAAAGTTACGCCTTATTATGATCCGATGATTGCGAAATTTATCGTAACAGCTGATTCAAGACACTCCTGCATTCAGGCAGCACGGCAGGCGTTTGATTCAGTCAGTGTAGAAGGTGTAAAAACAAATATTCCAATTCATAAACTTGTTCTGGATTCAGCTGAATTCATGGACGGTAAATACCATACCCAAACTTTAATGAACATAAAAGGAGAATGA
- a CDS encoding transcriptional regulator produces MKLRQDGWTSREDQLLKEKVLSHIEQGSTQLNAFEEVALELNRTPAACGFRWNSSLRKECQKQISEAKRLRYAKRREEEKKSVEKVSDCNADQLIQKMNQWISRLEQNQPALDIKQKAEEAEKTGTPGKR; encoded by the coding sequence ATGAAATTAAGACAGGATGGCTGGACGTCACGTGAGGATCAGTTGTTAAAAGAAAAAGTGTTATCACACATCGAACAGGGAAGTACACAGTTGAATGCATTTGAAGAAGTGGCCCTTGAACTGAACAGAACACCGGCAGCATGCGGATTTCGCTGGAATTCTTCTTTAAGAAAAGAATGCCAGAAACAGATCTCTGAAGCCAAAAGATTAAGGTATGCAAAAAGAAGGGAAGAAGAAAAGAAGTCTGTTGAAAAAGTAAGTGACTGTAATGCTGATCAGCTGATCCAAAAAATGAATCAATGGATTTCAAGGCTTGAACAAAACCAGCCGGCACTTGATATAAAGCAAAAAGCTGAGGAAGCAGAAAAAACGGGAACGCCTGGAAAAAGATAA
- a CDS encoding 50S ribosomal protein L32, which translates to MAVPFRRTSKTAKRKRRTHFKLSVPGMVECSNCGEMKLSHRVCKACGTYKGKEVVGK; encoded by the coding sequence ATGGCAGTACCATTTAGAAGAACATCGAAAACCGCTAAAAGAAAGCGTCGTACGCATTTCAAGCTATCTGTACCAGGTATGGTAGAGTGCTCTAACTGTGGAGAAATGAAGCTTTCTCACCGCGTGTGTAAAGCGTGCGGAACTTATAAAGGCAAAGAAGTAGTAGGAAAATAA
- a CDS encoding carboxylase codes for MQSETIQSRLREAREDIKKGGKPKYHEKLQEQGKMFARTRIDLLVDEGSFKEDAMFANFNAGDLPADGVVTGTAMVDGRPVCIMANDSTIKAGSWGARTVEKIIRIQETAEKLRVPLLYLVDSAGARITDQLDMFPNRRGAGRIFHNQVRLSGFIPQICLLFGPSAAGGAYIPAFCDIVIMVEGNASMYLGSPRMAEKVIGEKVTLEEMGGARMHCSVSGCGDVLAQNEEEAIQHAIKYLSYFPSNFEAEVPVKESGPVQSSDSLSGLIPQNQNAPFNMYDAIDTLIDQDSFFEIKKLFAPELITGFARMNGKPVGIIANQPKAKGGVLFVDSADKGAKFIQLCDAFNIPLLFLADVPGFMIGTKVERAGIIRHGAKLISAMSSATVPKISVVVRKAYGAGLYAMAGPAFEPDCCIALPSAQIAVMGPEAAVNAVYSNKIQEIEDPKEKLKFVQEKHKEYQEEIDLYRLASELIIDDIVEPDELREVLISRFDYYSTKHVPLPPKKHPVNPV; via the coding sequence ATGCAATCTGAAACAATCCAGAGCAGGCTGAGAGAAGCCCGTGAAGATATTAAAAAAGGCGGTAAGCCAAAGTATCATGAGAAGCTTCAGGAGCAGGGGAAAATGTTTGCGCGTACAAGAATTGACCTGTTAGTTGATGAAGGGTCATTTAAAGAAGATGCGATGTTTGCCAATTTCAATGCCGGCGACCTGCCAGCTGACGGTGTAGTAACTGGAACAGCGATGGTAGATGGAAGACCTGTTTGTATTATGGCAAACGATTCTACGATCAAAGCAGGCTCCTGGGGTGCAAGGACGGTAGAAAAGATTATCAGAATTCAGGAAACGGCTGAGAAGCTGCGTGTGCCGCTATTGTATTTAGTCGATTCTGCAGGTGCCCGCATTACTGACCAGCTTGATATGTTCCCGAACCGCAGAGGAGCAGGAAGAATTTTTCATAATCAGGTCAGATTATCAGGGTTTATCCCTCAGATCTGTCTGTTATTTGGTCCGTCTGCTGCGGGTGGTGCTTATATACCGGCTTTTTGTGACATTGTCATCATGGTTGAAGGGAATGCATCCATGTATCTTGGTTCGCCGAGAATGGCAGAGAAGGTAATCGGTGAGAAGGTAACACTTGAAGAAATGGGTGGTGCGAGAATGCACTGTTCAGTCAGCGGATGCGGTGATGTACTGGCTCAAAATGAAGAAGAAGCCATTCAGCATGCAATTAAATACTTAAGCTATTTCCCTTCGAATTTTGAAGCAGAGGTTCCTGTAAAAGAATCCGGACCTGTTCAAAGCAGTGACTCTCTTTCAGGGCTTATTCCGCAGAATCAGAATGCTCCATTTAACATGTATGACGCAATTGATACTTTAATTGATCAGGACAGTTTTTTTGAAATAAAGAAGTTGTTCGCGCCGGAATTAATTACGGGATTTGCCAGAATGAATGGCAAGCCGGTCGGTATAATTGCCAACCAGCCAAAAGCAAAAGGCGGCGTATTGTTTGTAGACTCAGCTGATAAAGGCGCAAAATTTATTCAGCTTTGTGACGCTTTTAATATTCCATTACTGTTCCTTGCTGATGTACCTGGCTTTATGATTGGTACGAAAGTTGAACGGGCAGGTATTATCCGCCATGGCGCCAAGCTGATCTCAGCAATGAGTTCAGCAACAGTACCGAAGATTTCAGTAGTCGTCAGAAAAGCATATGGTGCAGGACTTTATGCAATGGCAGGCCCAGCTTTTGAGCCTGACTGCTGTATCGCACTTCCATCTGCTCAAATCGCAGTAATGGGACCTGAAGCGGCAGTTAATGCCGTGTACTCCAACAAGATTCAGGAAATTGAAGATCCGAAAGAGAAGCTTAAATTCGTTCAGGAAAAGCATAAGGAATATCAGGAAGAAATCGATCTTTACAGACTGGCATCTGAACTGATTATTGATGACATAGTTGAACCGGACGAGCTGAGAGAAGTATTGATCAGCCGGTTTGACTACTACTCGACAAAACATGTTCCATTGCCGCCTAAAAAACATCCGGTTAATCCGGTTTAA
- a CDS encoding cell division protein MraZ codes for MFMGEYQHSIDTKGRIIVPAKYREHVKDLFVITRGLDQCLFGYPMDEWRRLEEKVRSLPVTKKDARAFARFFFSGAVECEIDKQGRINLPKNLIDYAKIEKECMIIGVSSRIEIWDKAVWGDYLSESEESFAEIAENLIDFDL; via the coding sequence ATGTTCATGGGGGAGTATCAGCATTCAATCGATACAAAAGGGAGAATCATTGTCCCTGCAAAATACCGTGAACATGTGAAAGATCTTTTTGTCATTACGAGAGGTCTTGATCAGTGTCTATTTGGTTATCCCATGGATGAATGGCGGCGCCTTGAAGAAAAAGTACGTTCACTTCCTGTCACAAAGAAAGATGCCAGAGCATTTGCGAGATTTTTCTTCTCAGGTGCAGTTGAATGTGAAATTGACAAACAGGGAAGAATTAATCTTCCGAAGAACTTAATTGACTATGCGAAAATTGAAAAAGAGTGCATGATTATCGGTGTATCATCAAGAATTGAAATCTGGGATAAAGCAGTGTGGGGTGATTATCTCTCTGAATCAGAGGAATCGTTCGCAGAAATAGCAGAAAACCTGATTGATTTCGACTTATAG